A single window of Deltaproteobacteria bacterium DNA harbors:
- a CDS encoding MotA/TolQ/ExbB proton channel family protein: MSSFIQSISEAFSHGGFLMWAIVPVHIVTLAIIAERVLALYFRRDLNQKKVVQVFEDDIRKGHLDKVMSKAKAAGDEPIAVVALAGAQATMDLAGKEEVQLRMDEVLLEEQSRIEKRTGFLAMLGNVATLLGLLGTITGMIKSFAAVGNANATEKAALLASGISEAMNATAYGLIVAVPALVMYAVLQNRTNALSDDLNKAALRLFIWLTYNYETVSGSKRKSM; this comes from the coding sequence ATGTCGTCGTTCATTCAATCGATTTCTGAAGCATTTAGCCACGGTGGGTTCCTTATGTGGGCCATCGTTCCCGTCCACATCGTAACATTGGCAATCATCGCCGAACGCGTTTTGGCGCTTTATTTCCGTCGAGACTTGAACCAGAAAAAAGTCGTCCAAGTTTTCGAGGACGATATTAGAAAAGGCCATCTAGATAAGGTCATGTCGAAAGCGAAAGCCGCGGGCGACGAGCCAATCGCAGTTGTTGCTCTTGCCGGTGCGCAGGCCACAATGGATCTCGCTGGAAAAGAAGAAGTGCAGCTTCGTATGGACGAAGTCCTTCTCGAAGAACAATCTCGAATTGAAAAGCGAACCGGTTTCCTTGCGATGCTTGGAAACGTTGCGACTCTTCTCGGACTTCTTGGAACAATCACAGGTATGATCAAATCTTTCGCTGCGGTTGGAAACGCCAACGCGACGGAAAAAGCGGCTCTTCTTGCATCTGGTATTTCGGAAGCAATGAATGCGACCGCTTACGGTCTGATTGTCGCTGTACCAGCCCTTGTGATGTACGCCGTTCTTCAGAATCGCACCAATGCTTTGTCGGACGATCTCAACAAAGCTGCTCTGCGGTTGTTCATTTGGCTGACCTACAATTACGAAACAGTTTCGGGTTCGAAACGAAAGTCGATGTAG
- a CDS encoding biopolymer transporter ExbD — MVSSGGNPHARGKKKELDFDLNLIPAIDLLSVCICFLLLTAVWIHLGSLKLEQGTGETNATGGVNPPSLWIQVARSGDLTLSTRDLPANSRGLQGSVLKSQGLGKVDREKLAQALALIQQKMPSIATVIVRPQTKVPYGEVIAVIDKLKAAKVKDVGISPET; from the coding sequence GTGGTTTCATCAGGCGGAAATCCTCACGCCAGAGGAAAAAAGAAAGAGCTCGACTTCGACCTCAACTTGATCCCGGCGATCGATTTGCTCTCGGTTTGTATCTGTTTCCTGCTTTTGACCGCTGTATGGATTCATCTAGGGTCCCTGAAGCTTGAACAAGGCACTGGCGAGACCAACGCAACGGGAGGAGTTAATCCTCCCTCGCTGTGGATTCAGGTTGCGCGCTCGGGTGATCTGACGCTTTCGACTCGAGACCTTCCAGCGAACAGCCGAGGCCTTCAAGGGTCGGTGCTTAAGTCGCAAGGTCTGGGCAAAGTCGATCGCGAAAAGCTAGCGCAAGCTCTGGCGCTGATTCAACAAAAGATGCCTTCGATCGCAACTGTAATCGTTCGGCCGCAAACGAAAGTGCCCTATGGTGAAGTGATCGCGGTGATCGATAAATTGAAAGCTGCCAAAGTCAAAGACGTAGGAATTTCTCCAGAAACGTAA
- a CDS encoding biopolymer transporter ExbD has product MGLAKTDKKIDYSQPRPASFIPSQGPAIGLPSPLGSVMSGQKSGGRRKKDMSTPLLLTALVDAFSILVIFLLVQVSGVPNDFEAQDGIKLPQASAVDMNTDPNTKDVFNLVITKQGYVLNGETLGLSDLKARLIQAGRESKTSRLVIQADEAGDFDLLTPVLSLTAEAGISKLEFAVQAVNVSASSLADEGT; this is encoded by the coding sequence ATGGGCCTCGCGAAGACAGATAAAAAAATAGACTATTCTCAACCTCGACCGGCGAGTTTCATTCCGTCGCAAGGGCCAGCTATTGGTCTGCCGTCTCCGCTTGGCTCGGTTATGTCGGGCCAGAAATCTGGTGGCCGGAGGAAAAAGGACATGAGTACGCCGCTGTTGTTGACGGCCCTCGTGGATGCGTTTTCGATCCTGGTGATTTTCCTTCTGGTCCAAGTGTCTGGCGTACCGAATGACTTTGAAGCTCAGGATGGAATTAAGCTTCCGCAAGCCTCTGCTGTGGACATGAACACAGACCCTAACACGAAAGATGTTTTCAACTTGGTGATCACGAAACAGGGCTATGTCTTAAACGGTGAGACTCTTGGTTTATCTGATCTCAAGGCTCGCCTCATTCAGGCAGGTCGAGAGTCAAAAACTTCGCGATTAGTTATTCAAGCAGACGAAGCGGGTGACTTCGATCTTCTAACGCCGGTCCTAAGTTTAACTGCAGAAGCTGGAATCTCGAAGCTCGAGTTCGCAGTGCAGGCTGTCAACGTGTCTGCTAGTTCGCTCGCAGACGAAGGAACTTGA
- a CDS encoding AgmX/PglI C-terminal domain-containing protein, producing the protein MTHARVSKSEGPKEQLALLNSEGQLVRTFSLWNDSGESLSTRSKVFIVYRHDKRRVEPVLDTEALQASGAVFDLLSETTLSQLKTKPYQVGTLGLLTVIDIASLKVSPSYELKKEEDERDLILAGKWIGGIQTALILLTLLLGHFLAQEAKKDEVVTTIRPMEIEKLAVVEPPPVVKPMTRPPVEKVVRPMVNAVVKKQIKRPEPRIITRKAPKMPTTVRQATARIPKTAPKLESLGALGALGGVSKKLQSGGGLNLNGSSLARGGDRGTGGGGVGSSGKGGVAGALFGKGLIAASNGSGARAGSAGGYGTKGRGGGREGYGNRNMLGSSGGYVLPLDSESFIEGGLTRDQVEEVISRNMGQIRYCYEKGLQVEPSLRGRVAVSFVIGSAGQVTTARVQHTSVDSKQLEGCIVGRLKDFRFPRPVAGVNVSVQYPFSFRRVSSTDVVGVN; encoded by the coding sequence ATGACACATGCACGTGTTTCGAAATCTGAAGGTCCTAAAGAGCAGCTGGCTCTTCTCAATTCAGAGGGGCAGCTTGTCCGTACGTTTTCCCTGTGGAACGATTCCGGCGAATCGCTTTCGACACGGTCGAAAGTCTTTATCGTATATCGGCACGATAAACGGCGAGTCGAACCGGTTCTCGATACGGAAGCGTTGCAGGCAAGTGGCGCTGTTTTTGATTTGCTATCAGAAACGACGCTCAGCCAGTTGAAAACAAAGCCGTACCAGGTTGGGACTCTCGGTCTGCTGACTGTGATCGATATCGCCTCTTTAAAGGTTTCTCCTAGCTATGAACTAAAAAAGGAAGAGGACGAAAGAGACCTTATTCTCGCGGGCAAATGGATCGGCGGAATTCAAACAGCACTCATCTTGTTAACTCTGTTGCTTGGCCATTTTCTAGCCCAGGAAGCAAAAAAAGACGAAGTGGTTACGACCATACGGCCGATGGAAATTGAAAAACTCGCTGTCGTGGAACCACCGCCGGTGGTGAAGCCCATGACTCGTCCACCGGTTGAAAAAGTCGTTCGACCTATGGTCAACGCCGTCGTAAAAAAACAAATCAAGCGCCCCGAGCCCAGAATCATTACTCGCAAGGCACCTAAGATGCCGACCACGGTTCGCCAGGCAACGGCTCGAATTCCCAAAACCGCGCCAAAACTTGAAAGCCTCGGTGCTCTTGGTGCGTTGGGCGGAGTTTCTAAAAAGCTTCAATCTGGCGGCGGATTAAATTTGAATGGATCTTCGCTCGCTCGCGGTGGTGATCGTGGAACAGGCGGCGGCGGTGTCGGTTCGAGTGGCAAAGGCGGTGTCGCCGGTGCTCTATTCGGAAAAGGATTGATTGCCGCTTCCAATGGTTCAGGTGCACGCGCTGGTTCGGCCGGCGGTTACGGAACTAAAGGCCGTGGCGGCGGTCGCGAAGGTTATGGCAACCGAAATATGTTGGGTTCTTCGGGCGGGTATGTTCTTCCGCTCGACAGCGAGTCGTTCATTGAAGGTGGTTTGACTCGCGATCAGGTTGAAGAAGTGATTAGCCGAAACATGGGTCAGATTCGGTACTGCTATGAAAAAGGACTGCAAGTTGAGCCTTCTTTGCGCGGTCGGGTCGCAGTCAGTTTCGTGATCGGTTCCGCAGGCCAAGTGACGACAGCGCGGGTTCAGCATACGTCCGTTGATTCTAAACAACTCGAAGGCTGTATCGTCGGTCGTCTGAAAGACTTCCGCTTTCCGCGGCCGGTAGCGGGAGTAAATGTATCAGTACAGTATCCATTTAGCTTCCGCCGAGTATCTTCAACTGACGTTGTTGGCGTGAACTAG
- a CDS encoding outer membrane beta-barrel domain-containing protein → MGNMMFNSIKIFSLVTATLVFVVTTVPASAASDFDSLGANEGIVKRARALNTKQQIQIVQKRAVDRDLRLELGIAYGGVAGGNSYLNSQPLMGALDFHITPRISVGFRYAQYANQLSKEGQSQFEIARDAQQAGQLDYTIPEIDLPKSSMMGMVSYYPMYGKLNFFDLSVVQFDLYLTGGYGQMDLKSGSTSTWTAGGGVGFWWNQYLSSRFEIRHQAYQDKVYTGTRDVGMMIGTFGIGLLL, encoded by the coding sequence ATGGGAAATATGATGTTTAATTCAATCAAGATTTTTTCGCTAGTAACTGCAACGCTTGTGTTTGTCGTTACAACTGTACCAGCGAGTGCTGCTTCCGATTTTGATTCTCTTGGCGCAAACGAAGGAATTGTAAAACGCGCGCGAGCGCTGAACACGAAACAACAAATCCAAATTGTTCAAAAACGCGCGGTTGATCGTGATCTGCGGTTGGAGCTGGGAATTGCGTATGGCGGCGTCGCGGGAGGAAATTCTTATTTGAATTCTCAACCGCTGATGGGCGCTTTAGACTTTCACATTACACCGCGGATTTCGGTAGGGTTTCGTTATGCGCAGTACGCGAATCAACTTTCTAAAGAGGGCCAGTCGCAGTTTGAAATCGCTCGCGATGCACAACAGGCTGGACAATTGGATTACACGATCCCAGAAATTGATCTTCCAAAATCATCGATGATGGGGATGGTTTCCTACTACCCAATGTACGGAAAGCTTAATTTCTTTGATCTCTCCGTTGTTCAATTTGATCTTTATCTGACTGGCGGTTACGGCCAGATGGACCTGAAATCAGGTTCAACTTCAACTTGGACAGCTGGCGGCGGCGTCGGATTCTGGTGGAATCAGTATTTGAGTTCGCGATTCGAAATCCGCCACCAAGCTTATCAGGACAAGGTCTATACTGGAACGCGTGACGTTGGCATGATGATCGGTACGTTTGGAATTGGACTCCTCCTATGA